The DNA sequence GCAACAACGCCCGCTACGATATCATCAAGCATAATTCCCCAAACGCCAGGAAGACGTTCTGTGCGGCCGATAAACGATGGTTTACAGATATCAAGAATGCGAAAAAGAATAAATCCTGCACATAACGTGGTTGAGGTTAACGCAATACCATAAAAAGTTACCAAGCAACCAACAACTTCGTCGATCACAATTTCGTGCGGATCTTTTTTATCAAAAAAAGGCAAACTTGCGCGCACCAATGCAAAACCAATGCCAATTGTTGCTGCAAGAATAATGAGATAATCCAACGAAAACCGCGAAATAAGAATTACCAACGGCAATGTTACGAGCGTCGCCATCGTACCCGGCGCCGGTGCATACCCAATTTTTGAAAGTGTTACTGCACGTTGCGCAAAGCTACTCATTTTGATTTTCCCCCAAACGATTCTATAATCATCAATCCCGCACCTATAACTATTGCTGCATCGGCCACATTGAAAACCGGCCAAGACCACTGCCCAAAAGAAACCAGAATAAAATCAACAACCCCGCTATACATAATTCTATCAATAAAATTAGAAAGGCCGCCCGCAATAATAAGCATTTCGCCAACAATGCTAAATCCTCTTGCCGCACGTTGCCATGCATAACAAATAAGCATCATGCAAAACGCACCAATTACAAACGTAATTATCCAATAAGCATATTCGGGCGCTGAATTAAAAAATCCCCAAGAAATTCCACGATTCATCGTTTTAGTCAATTCAAGAAACGATGTGATACGATAACTTGATGAAAGAAACGTAAGAACGCACCATTTACTCACGCGATCTAGAATAATTATTCCAAAAAATAATGCGGCATAAAAGAGTGATCTATTTTTCATCGAATCACCGCGCCGGTATTTTTTAATTTCATGAGAACGTGATCGTACAAATGATCAATTTCTTGCTGAGATAATGTTTTTTCTGCATCGCGCGCAAAGAAACGAACCGTAACCGATCGCTGATCTTGCCATTCATCTTTTTCATAGAAATCTACAAGTTCGACTTTATAAATTCTGCCATCCGCATCTAAAATAGTTTTCTTGATTTGTTCAACCGTAATCGTACGCGCAATCATCATGCTAATATCAAACCAAGTTGAAGGATATTTTGCTAACGGAGTAAAACGTTGCGCATCAACCGCTGCATTTTTAGTCAGTTCTTGTACATCAAGCTCAAAAATAAATGCATTTCCTTCGACAACGCTCCCAAGAAATGCGCTGTTTGCCATTCCTGCATACCCAAGAGATGCGCCATTTACTTGAATGCGCGCAGTTTGATGCGGATGCATCCAGGGCTCGATAGTAGTCGCTTGTTTCCATTCAGCTGCTATATTCAGCATAGAAAAAAGCTTACTCAATTGATTCTTAAGAACATAAAAATCAAGCGCAGCTTTGGCAAAAATAATTCCGGCTAGATTCTTTTTTTCAATAACCTGTGTGCCCTTTTTATCCCAAACATTATTATATTCAAAAAAACGAAGCTCACGCTCAGTTTTATTCTGAACCACATTTTTTATTAAATGCGGCACAAGGCTTGTTACCATCGCTTGCCAGTTTTCTGAAACAGGATTTTGAATAGTAACCGTTTGCGCAGGTTGCCATTTTAATTGACGCAAAAACTCTTCATCAAAAATTGCATAATTCGTTACTTCGTGCGCTGAAAGTGAATAGGCACAGAAATTTTTTAGATTCCGTTCTTGAAACGTAGCTGAAAGCGATGATGGTTTGAGTTTTA is a window from the Candidatus Babeliales bacterium genome containing:
- a CDS encoding phosphatidylglycerophosphatase A translates to MSSFAQRAVTLSKIGYAPAPGTMATLVTLPLVILISRFSLDYLIILAATIGIGFALVRASLPFFDKKDPHEIVIDEVVGCLVTFYGIALTSTTLCAGFILFRILDICKPSFIGRTERLPGVWGIMLDDIVAGVVANIVLRLLF
- the lspA gene encoding signal peptidase II; amino-acid sequence: MKNRSLFYAALFFGIIILDRVSKWCVLTFLSSSYRITSFLELTKTMNRGISWGFFNSAPEYAYWIITFVIGAFCMMLICYAWQRAARGFSIVGEMLIIAGGLSNFIDRIMYSGVVDFILVSFGQWSWPVFNVADAAIVIGAGLMIIESFGGKSK